A region from the Rhodamnia argentea isolate NSW1041297 chromosome 7, ASM2092103v1, whole genome shotgun sequence genome encodes:
- the LOC115730474 gene encoding uncharacterized protein LOC115730474 isoform X2 translates to MVKNKDAMLLESNLDRLLHRMSPVVRSQFLPQTEIRKLNSLWHPWEREKVEYFTLEDLWQCYDEWSAYGAGVPVVLSNGETLVQYYVPYLSAIQIFTSSSSVHHFRDDVELGECETRDSFSDSWSEENESEKLWRLDGCSSDDGGSEQDSPWNLNERLGYLYAQYFEKSTPYTRVPLMDKITELARRHPGLKSLRSVDLSPASWMAVAWYPIYHIPMGRTIRDLSTCFLTYHTLSSSFQDMDIEDNMECSQRKRKEGEGISLPPFGLATYKMQGNVWASGKSGRDQERLMSLSSVADSWLKQLRVQHPDFSFFTGSWRG, encoded by the exons ATGGTCAAGAATAAGGACGCAATGCTATTGGAATCAAATCTTGATCGCCTCCTACATCGTATGTCACCAGTAGTTCGATCCCAGTTTCTCCCCCAG ACCGAGATTAGGAAACTGAATAGCTTGTGGCATCCatgggagagagaaaaggttGAGTATTTCACATTGGAGGATCTGTGGCAGTGTTATGATGAATGGAGTGCATATGGGGCTGGCGTCCCCGTTGTCTTGAGCAATGGGGAGACCTTAGTTCAGTACTACGTGCCGTATCTATCTGCGATACAAATCTTCACCAGCAGTTCGTCGGTCCACC ATTTCAGGGACGACGTGGAATTGGGAGAATGTGAGACTAGGGATTCCTTCAGTGATTCGTGGAGCGAGGAGAATGAGAGTGAGAAGTTGTGGCGATTGGATGGGTGCTCCTCTGACGATGGAGGATCGGAGCAAGATAGCCCATGGAATCTGAACGAGAGACTGGGTTACCTTTATGCACAGtactttgagaaatcaactcCTTATACAAGAGTTCCTCTGATGGATAAG AtcactgaattagctcgaaggcacccgggtttgaagtcattgagAAGTGTAGATCTATCACCGGCTAGTTGGATGGCGGTCGCTTG GTATCCGATATATCACATCCCCATGGGAAGAACCATAAGGGACCTATCCACATGCTTCCTCACTTACCACACTCTCTCGTCTTCGTTTCAAG ATATGGACATTGAAGATAACATGGAGTGTTCtcaaaggaagagaaaggaagGGGAAGGCATCTCGCTACCTCCATTCGGGCTAGCCACTTACAAGATGCAAGGAAACGTGTGGGCCTCGGGGAAGAGTGGTCGGGACCAAGAGAGGCTGATGTCACTTTCGAGTGTGGCCGACTCATGGTTGAAGCAGCTTAGGGTCCAGCACCCCGATTTCAGCTTTTTCACGGGTTCTTGGCGTGGGTAG
- the LOC115727154 gene encoding xanthohumol 4-O-methyltransferase-like — protein MESLDETEETLRGQALVWKHMFAFADSMALKCAVELRIPDIIHSYGGRPVTLAQIASRIPSASPGTPYLARIMRLLVRKNIFSANGCPPDGSPESHETLYSLTPSSRWLLQGPGSELSLAPMVLMEDHPWLMSPWHCLGDCVRTGGIAFEMAHGRKVWDFASENPEFNRLFNDGMACTSKITVRAIVEGYKEGFESIGSLVDVGGGIGGALAEIIKSYPHIQGINFDLPHVVATAPAHERVTHVGGDMFDTVPQADAVFMKWIMHDWGDEDCVKILRNCRKAIPEKNGKVIIAEIVLKPEGGGMFDEMGLVFDMVMIAHSSGGKERDELEWKKILEEGGFPRYNIIKTPSLVSIIEAFPL, from the exons atggaatcGCTTGATGAAACTGAAGAAACCCTAAGAGGCCAAGCCCTCGTATGGAAGCACATGTTTGCATTCGCCGACTCGATGGCGCTGAAATGCGCTGTCGAGCTCCGAATACCCGACATCATCCATTCTTACGGCGGCCGGCCCGTCACCCTAGCCCAAATAGCCTCCCGCATCCCCTCCGCATCCCCCGGAACCCCGTACCTGGCGCGCATCATGAGACTCCTCGTCCGCAAGAACATCTTCTCCGCCAATGGTTGCCCACCCGACGGCAGCCCTGAGAGTCACGAGACACTCTACAGCCTCACCCCATCGTCGAGATGGCTCCTCCAGGGGCCCGGGTCCGAGCTCAGCCTCGCGCCGATGGTGCTGATGGAAGACCACCCATGGCTGATGTCCCCGTGGCATTGCCTCGGCGACTGCGTCAGGACTGGCGGGATCGCTTTCGAGATGGCTCATGGCCGCAAGGTTTGGGACTTCGCATCGGAGAATCCCGAGTTCAACCGCCTGTTCAACGATGGGATGGCGTGTACGAGCAAGATCACGGTCAGGGCCATCGTGGAAGGGTATAAGGAGGGATTCGAGAGCATTGGGTCTTTGGTCGATGTCGGAGGGGGGATAGGAGGGGCCCTGGCCGAAATCATTAAGTCATATCCGCACATTCAGGGGATTAACTTCGATCTTCCTCACGTTGTTGCGACGGCGCCGGCGCATGAAAGAGTTACTCATGTTGGAGGAGACATGTTTGACACCGTACCGCAGGCTGATGCAGTTTTCATGAAG TGGATCATGCACGACTGGGGCGACGAAGATTGCGTCAAGATATTAAGGAATTGCAGAAAAGCTATCCCGGAAAAGAACGGCAAAGTGATCATAGCAGAGATTGTGCTGAAACCAGAGGGCGGCGGCATGTTCGACGAGATGGGTTTGGTGTTCGATATGGTCATGATCGCCCATAGCTCGGGCGGTAAGGAGAGGGACGAACTCGAATGGAAGAAGATCTTGGAGGAGGGAGGGTTTCCTCGCTACAACATCATCAAAACCCCTTCCTTGGTGTCCATCATTGAAGCCTTTCCACTGTGA
- the LOC115730474 gene encoding uncharacterized protein LOC115730474 isoform X1 encodes MVKNKDAMLLESNLDRLLHRMSPVVRSQFLPQTEIRKLNSLWHPWEREKVEYFTLEDLWQCYDEWSAYGAGVPVVLSNGETLVQYYVPYLSAIQIFTSSSSVHRFRDDVELGECETRDSFSDSWSEENESEKLWRLDGCSSDDGGSEQDSPWNLNERLGYLYAQYFEKSTPYTRVPLMDKITELARRHPGLKSLRSVDLSPASWMAVAWYPIYHIPMGRTIRDLSTCFLTYHTLSSSFQDMDIEDNMECSQRKRKEGEGISLPPFGLATYKMQGNVWASGKSGRDQERLMSLSSVADSWLKQLRVQHPDFSFFTGSWRG; translated from the exons ATGGTCAAGAATAAGGACGCAATGCTATTGGAATCAAATCTTGATCGCCTCCTACATCGTATGTCACCAGTAGTTCGATCCCAGTTTCTCCCCCAG ACCGAGATTAGGAAACTGAATAGCTTGTGGCATCCatgggagagagaaaaggttGAGTATTTCACATTGGAGGATCTGTGGCAGTGTTATGATGAATGGAGTGCATATGGGGCTGGCGTCCCCGTTGTCTTGAGCAATGGGGAGACCTTAGTTCAGTACTACGTGCCGTATCTATCTGCGATACAAATCTTCACCAGCAGTTCGTCGGTCCACCGCTTCAG GGACGACGTGGAATTGGGAGAATGTGAGACTAGGGATTCCTTCAGTGATTCGTGGAGCGAGGAGAATGAGAGTGAGAAGTTGTGGCGATTGGATGGGTGCTCCTCTGACGATGGAGGATCGGAGCAAGATAGCCCATGGAATCTGAACGAGAGACTGGGTTACCTTTATGCACAGtactttgagaaatcaactcCTTATACAAGAGTTCCTCTGATGGATAAG AtcactgaattagctcgaaggcacccgggtttgaagtcattgagAAGTGTAGATCTATCACCGGCTAGTTGGATGGCGGTCGCTTG GTATCCGATATATCACATCCCCATGGGAAGAACCATAAGGGACCTATCCACATGCTTCCTCACTTACCACACTCTCTCGTCTTCGTTTCAAG ATATGGACATTGAAGATAACATGGAGTGTTCtcaaaggaagagaaaggaagGGGAAGGCATCTCGCTACCTCCATTCGGGCTAGCCACTTACAAGATGCAAGGAAACGTGTGGGCCTCGGGGAAGAGTGGTCGGGACCAAGAGAGGCTGATGTCACTTTCGAGTGTGGCCGACTCATGGTTGAAGCAGCTTAGGGTCCAGCACCCCGATTTCAGCTTTTTCACGGGTTCTTGGCGTGGGTAG
- the LOC115729415 gene encoding probable protein phosphatase 2C 52 has translation MGGCVSTSSRSTCSSRSNGETTSAPCMGLGYCGQKRTKRTYSERHVALQNLSSVPNRVFMNGKSRTSCIFTQQGRKGINQDAMIVWEDFLEEDMTFCGIFDGHGPYGHLVARKVRDVLPVKLQSFLQSCNSKQNESGLTCFSGNARKTDAGNCEDDSPAEDKLNSLWREAFLKSYKAMDKELRSHPHFDCFCSGSTAVTIVKQGLNLFMGYIGDSRAVLGSKDSNDSMVATQLSVDMKPDLPREAERIKRCKGRVFALQDEPEVPRVWLPFDDAPGLAMARAFGDFCLKEYGVISIPEFSHWVLTERDQFVVLASDGVWDVLSNEEVVEIVASAPSRSSAARFLVDSAAREWKLKYPTSKMDDCAVVCLFLDGKMDTESDYEEQGFSSATLQKNHSGNALESDDGQKAEPSLQRNFTVRSSEENNKYGNIPVESEGNVEPVAAEDQDWSGLEGVTRVNSLVQLPRFSEERPVL, from the exons ATGGGTGGCTGTGTGTCGACCAGTAGTCGGAGCACTTGTAGTAGCAGGAGCAATGGAGAGACGACATCAGCTCCTTGTATGGGATTAGGGTATTGCGGgcagaaaagaacaaagagaacTTATTCAGAACGTCATGTTGCACTGCAGAATCTATCTTCCGTACCCAACCGGGTCTTCATGAATGGAAAGAGCCGAACTTCGTGTATATTTACTCAGCAGGGGCGGAAGGGCATTAATCAGGACGCAATGATTGTGTGGGAA GATTTTTTGGAAGAAGATATGACCTTTTGTGGTATTTTTGATGGCCATGGGCCTTATGGCCATCTTGTTGCCCGCAAAGTGAGGGATGTGCTTCCTGTAAAGCTTCAATCGTTTTTGCAATCCTGCAATTCCAAGCAAAATGAATCAGGCTTAACCTGTTTCAGTGGGAATGCAAGGAAAACGGATGCAGGTAATTGTGAGGATGATAGCCCAGCAGAAGACAAGTTAAATTCTTTATGGAGAGAGGCCTTCTTAAAGTCATATAAGGCTATGGATAAAGAGCTCAGATCCCATCCTCACTTTGATTGCTTCTGTAGCGGCAGCACAGCTGTAACAATCGTTAAACAG GGTTTGAATCTCTTTATGGGATATATTGGTGACTCTCGGGCGGTGCTAGGATCCAAGGACAGTAATGATTCAATGGTGGCGACCCAGCTCTCTGTGGACATGAAGCCGGATTTGCCCA GAGAGGCTGAAAGGATCAAACGGTGTAAAGGCAGGGTCTTTGCGTTGCAAGATGAGCCTGAAGTGCCTCGGGTTTGGTTGCCATTTGATGATGCCCCAGGGTTAGCAATGGCTAGAGCTTTTGGTGATTTCTGTTTGAAGGAGTACGGTGTAATATCGATACCTGAATTTTCTCATTGGGTGCTTACAGAAAGGGATCAGTTTGTCGTCCTTGCTTCGGATGGG GTTTGGGATGTCCTTAGCAATGAAGAGGTGGTGGAGATAGTGGCTTCTGCTCCGAGCCGGTCATCAGCTGCAAGGTTCCTGGTGGATTCAGCTGCTCGTGAATGGAAACTCAAGTACCCAACCTCAAAGATGGACGACTGTGCTGTTGTTTGTTTGTTTCTCGATGGAAAAATGGACACGGAATCTGATTATGAAGAACAAGGTTTCTCCTCGGCAACCTTACAGAAAAATCACTCAGGCAATGCATTAGAATCAGATGATGGGCAGAAGGCCGAGCCGTCTCTGCAGAGGAACTTCACAGTAAGATCCTCCGAAGAAAACAATAAGTACGGAAACATCCCTGTAGAATCTGAGGGAAATGTGGAACCTGTTGCAGCTGAAGACCAGGACTGGTCGGGTTTGGAAGGTGTCACGCGAGTCAACTCGCTCGTCCAACTGCCGAGATTTTCCGAGGAAAGGCCAGTTCTTTAA
- the LOC115730473 gene encoding photosystem II repair protein PSB27-H1, chloroplastic produces MATPTLITPTTTPKPLPLIKSKLAAAPVAASASNAALPILRQPRRRREFLSIASVGILSAGLISQVASPALAASDEEYVKETEEVINKVRSTISLDKNDPNVAGAVANLRETSNFWVAKYRREKALLGRASFRDIYSALNAVSGHYISFGPTVPIPAKRKARILEEVDTAEKALLRGR; encoded by the coding sequence ATGGCCACTCCTACCCTCATAACCCCCACCACCACCCCAAAACCCCTCCCTCTCATCAAATCCAAACTCGCCGCCGCTCCCGtcgccgcctccgcctccaATGCCGCATTGCCGATCTTGCGACaaccccgccgccgccgcgaaTTCCTATCGATTGCTTCGGTCGGTATCCTCTCGGCCGGGCTGATCAGCCAGGTAGCGTCCCCGGCACTTGCCGCCTCCGACGAGGAGTACGTGAAGGAAACCGAGGAGGTGATCAACAAGGTGAGGAGCACGATCAGCCTGGACAAGAATGACCCCAACGTGGCCGGCGCGGTGGCCAACTTGAGAGAGACGTCCAATTTCTGGGTGGCCAAGTACAGGAGAGAGAAGGCCCTGCTAGGGAGAGCCTCCTTCAGGGACATATACTCGGCCCTCAACGCCGTCTCGGGCCATTACATCAGCTTCGGGCCGACGGTGCCGATCCCGGCGAAGCGGAAGGCTAGGATCTTGGAGGAGGTGGACACGGCCGAGAAGGCACTCTTGAGGGGAAGATAA